Proteins from one Plasmodium cynomolgi strain B DNA, chromosome 10, whole genome shotgun sequence genomic window:
- a CDS encoding hypothetical protein (putative) has translation MDSFNDRSILRNYKKSVQDLKRVKTSARTENYQKMSPANGEGKNDAKYTISQDQSEIFSNSNHSDANLFSDNKPFLCDSKTYYSKHSSHSNYSSHSNYSIHDNHFKRVTYMERQKITKDKHESNISSVNKAHLNVKNKFVRNNSAAKYGINLNKSLDKISKIRIMQKFRRNIHSHNNERDKHRIGTFEHNNLFDKHTARDSTKNTTNSNNNMKFKDFYHNRLDSASTCDREMGTNNKNVNHYKNNSFHDNPQNSIKKNLNEVAKQNGKNINSNFPPSNQIKSKPTVIPSSIISLNTKHMTIFNDKTKFPLYFHPMNHSEKLKNVSTPHMNNNSYCNNGNYANIKMGSNPPDGNAFQKSNFLQKSDLTFSVNKRMEHFNLSHYLSNHIQGEKSVNPKHNIAEDSKRKDELIHNKSANWNDSVVQFMNEYMEKKQYLQNLQKFNDGLKNIPVGKTNPLISNFNLRHSFDMSRNSNVVKNNKSIKNNYFKKIVEGENTKSKLYENYVDFEKEFRDKTKVPNFLKKTNEQTAVLFPQNNYDEKLHPHFPFSKNNSSAKRTLSNVGEKRSVVKSEPLKTSDNACKKQETKKVNAHIINIPLNFKLKKKKIINCKNISQDTSGKKEHNYTSALLTDRYRNFLNREKEQKQQNLNFNDKAEIFSRGEFLGSFLKKDLQDEQCMHVEKLFNSDMDDTMSNQGREQAKQKREDKTRGKRDNADHDADSANTQLGQNIAHMEKQREDNSTPDLSTHTGACGHGIYVQEQLHEQQRKLISGLKEKNGDHENEAQKLSPAASELTQNFSKNGNDSEDGKKGNIEMAKFSARNILETQNLDEQNGRREIEQQVLNPSIFEKEKKEEECLDRKNETCNGSDKEEEKKEDLDLPINWEIFNNIYSSNTDNEAALKSCARRDDQESHSLGRPSNIQNDGTSDTTISKFLKEENMDEEDAYEYEPGASKQDVEMGVEKGYYSAQSYHNNGENKYASIQSGTIDEDKKRRNVDPQHEGQITTKKEEVKEEKKQKEESVQGECFKNVSEDKDSTPEDEDAKSEMSKKDQKRTINDDITKGETDKSNSLTSHSDVEDFNGPTEDDSKEEVSATNFKQQNGRNRSSFLNDKIEEEEEELTLESIRALFETECTEEAANEEKEKKEPTQNGYIMQDETDIRRTNNNDYVHVQDEEKLKRYETEQKKSPNRHENREDEVLTYKQVTQMEPKGDGEEPKGIEMEKENMHNGDNTEECKQKKDSNKCEKGEHAESGYNACIDETLNEEILYGNETNGEQNKNEKNSEMDYEKCKESNRDLSEMDISIGRITPQNDDESNSDQRVSKNDDIRESTTPKGTDTPGGNKRVTPNYDALVKAEFNEKDIYSPTQMLNDDNVNKEIEHIDSNKVTSNETITGFNPLLIEIKKHALFKQLHIKENRLRYINFLYNSFDYDTGTVSKERENGPQNGPLNGPQNGPLNGPQNEQQNGTLNGPQNVRQNEPRNEVKNEISACSSNGTKKDRTKSYAHRTHFEEKVRRIFNSAQDQNEAVHQSSSNIQSTRNATNEPLNEKIDSQIEGNKSSDSNMICEKEQGSATLQNEPIQPNTQTEMVKEKDIETEDKHSAVFDEKNKNHHIDHHIDHSINQSTDDTDDDSDENAEDKNILYEDIKRNLWLQNTNLSENRVQYIQVESVKCIMLFCYLHKIKYFQGMHDMIICLFYLNLQPYEILCVFEKILHYYAPYLYLQNSCMYSSPRINASTQADTISCAISNITMQICNTNGKFFRLLFQYFFPYVSYYVDTAVSDTWPSLFFLNLIFSKFDNVFCLLYLWVRLIQMKNQKSEVTCDFILFILSFCMHKLRLVKSEFYEKRGLTSMFTNSTSVLSSEGKNRDEKSTQGQTEKCSHKVIKQVHGDESNCKKDEHKGDDERQATHEECAKQADNQTDNKIPHPIQTKRKYTQKGEEKVKAKEIIRKIKLSTYSSEMFSLFFEFSSSFDDHFGDKYKMHIDCIINDIPKIRDIIPLSFLHFLTKYNSAYQKKNKKNKNSNSVKNLYGYTKNQKVSNSFTHTPDEHLCLHIKLSDLFFIHNNVEGYDFIFLRLVKCQIILSKLILINPGNLVIENFARFKNVDEFVKHKKKLHIPTMYRRTMYIVLLCSRENNAKLKDWHMNSNDRYMHKDKTNTASNGKSESQNVYSNRVFFKRNNNKKYMCFEHDCEFPVDNTYLKNLITTLVKNNFKRLTILKVHPKVVKIKNKKKITEKGTADRNEPVKENSFFFHMFNIVKKKIYQNITKDTEPNKNTPLQSNQPQNNNTKFALKENNFKMFNDRRIRKRVNYSNRKPVLYSKNVMQKNKYENPPKKLNNDIPNGSSDKMQNKVDKKIQMFLLKFRKRNESKRLVHGFRTIGKRMNLTFGLFPKPYVDPVNNRSNVREGCVHRRLPKQRQKKSIFRILKKTEINLEKNKPHSNRTSLNNKTDA, from the exons ATGGACAGCTTCAATGATAGGAGCATTCTGCGGAACTATAAGAAAAGCGTCCAAGACTTAAAAAGAGTCAAAACTTCAGCAC GAACTGAAAACTACCAAAAAATGAGCCCTGCTAATGGGGAAGGCAAAAACGATGCAAAGTATACAATATCACAGGATCaaagtgaaattttttcaaatagcAATCACTCTGATGCGAATTTATTCTCGGATAATAAACCCTTCTTATGTGATTCGAAAACGTACTACAGTAAGCACAGCAGCCATAGCAACTACAGCAGCCATAGTAACTACAGCATCCATGACAACCACTTCAAACGAGTAACATATATGGAAAGGCAGAAAATAACCAAAGACAAACACGAGAGTAACATTTCCAGCGTAAATAAAGCTCACCTAAAtgtgaaaaacaaatttgtaaGGAATAACAGTGCAGCGAAGTATGGAATAAATCTAAACAAATCCCTCGacaaaattagcaaaatAAGAATTATGCAAAAGTTTAGAAGAAACATTCACAGCCACAACAATGAAAGGGATAAACACCGAATCGGCACCTTCGAACACAATAACCTTTTCGACAAACATACTGCACGCGACAGCACTAAAAATACTACTAATAGTAACAACAACATGAAGTTCAAAGATTTTTATCACAATAGATTAGACAGCGCAAGTACATGCGATAGGGAAATGGGGACAAATAACAAAAACGTTAACCACTACAAAAACAACTCCTTTCATGATAACCCCCAAaattcaattaaaaaaaatctaaaTGAAGTGGCGAaacagaatggaaaaaacatcAATTCGAATTTCCCCCCAAGTAATCAAATTAAAAGTAAACCAACTGTCATTCCCAGTAGTATCATTTCGCTGAACACAAAACACATGACCATATTTAAcgataaaacaaaatttccaCTTTACTTCCACCCTATGAACCATtctgaaaaattaaaaaatgtaagcaCCCCTCATATGAATAACAACTCCTATTGTAACAATGGCAATTATGCCAACattaaaatgggaagcaaTCCCCCTGACGGTAATGCTTTCCAAAAAAGTAACTTCCTCCAAAAAAGCGACCTCACCTTTAGCGTGAATAAACGGATGGAACACTTCAACCTTTCACATTATTTAAGTAATCACAtacagggggaaaaaagcgTTAACCCAAAACACAACATAGCTGAGGactcaaaaaggaaagatgAACTAATTCATAATAAAAGTGCCAACTGGAACGATTCAGTTGTCCAATTCATGAATGagtatatggaaaaaaaacagtatcttcaaaatttacaaaaatttaatgacgGCCTGAAGAATATTCCTGTCGGAAAGACAAACCCACTCATTAGCAATTTCAACTTGAGACACTCATTTGATATGAGCAGAAACAGCAATGtggttaaaaataataaatccataaaaaataattattttaaaaaaattgtagagGGAGAAAACACGAAATCAAAGCTATACGAAAATTACGTAGACTTTGAAAAGGAATTCAGGGATAAAACGAAGGtgccaaattttttgaaaaaaacgaatgaacaaactgcagttttatttcctcaaaataattatgatgaaaaacttcatccacattttccttttagcaaaaataatagcaGTGCAAAACGCACACTTAGCAATGTGggtgaaaaaaggagtgtTGTGAAAAGTGAACCACTAAAAACAAGTGACAACGCTTGCAAAAAACAAGAAACTAAAAAAGTCAATGCACACATAATTAATATTCCtctaaattttaaattaaaaaaaaaaaaaattataaattgtaaaaatattagtcAAGATACATCaggtaaaaaagaacataatTACACAAGCGCGTTGTTAACTGACCgttatagaaattttttaaatagggaaaaagaacaaaaacaacaaaatttaaattttaacgaTAAAGCAGAAATTTTCAGTAGAGGCGAATTTCTCggttcctttttaaaaaaagatttgcAAGATGAACAATGTATGCAtgttgaaaaattatttaattcagATATGGACGACACGATGAGCAACCAAGGGAGAGAACAAGCTAAACAGAAAAGGGAGGATAAAACGCGCGGAAAAAGGGATAATGCTGATCATGATGCAGATAGTGCTAACACACAACTTGGCCAAAATATCGCCCACATGGAGAAGCAAAGGGAAGATAATTCCACACCCGATTTGAGTACACACACAGGAGCTTGCGGCCATGGGATTTATGTGCAAGAACAACTGCACGAACAACAGCGTAAACTAATATCAGGattaaaagagaaaaatggggatCATGAAAATGAAGCACAAAAATTATCCCCAGCAGCATCAGAATTGACTCAaaattttagcaaaaatggaaatgacAGCGAAgatggcaaaaagggaaatatagAAATGGCTAAATTTTCCGCTAGAAATATTCTGGAAACACAAAATTtggatgaacaaaatggcagGCGCGAGATAGAACAACAGGTCCTTAATCCATCCATTtttgagaaggaaaaaaaggaagaagaatgcctcgacagaaaaaatgaaacatgcAATGGCAGTgataaagaagaagaaaaaaaagaagatcTCGACCTACCTATTAAttgggaaatttttaacaacatATATAGCAGCAACACAGATAATGAGGCCGCTTTAAAAAGTTGTGCAAGAAGGGACGACCAGGAATCACACTCACTAGGCAGACCAAGCAATATTCAGAATGATGGCACGTCTGACACTACaataagtaaatttttgaaagaggaaaatatgGACGAAGAAGATGCATACGAATATGAACCGGGGGCAAGCAAACAAGATGTCGAAATGGGCGTTGAAAAAGGATACTATTCTGCACAAAGCTACCACAACAATGGGGAGAACAAATATGCGAGCATCCAGAGCGGTACCATTgatgaagacaaaaaaaggagaaacgtAGATCCACAACACGAGGGACAAATCACcacaaagaaggaagaagtaaaagaagaaaaaaaacaaaaagaggaaagcGTACAAGGGGAATGCTTCAAAAACGTCTCTGAAGACAAAGATAGCACCCCAGAAGATGAAGACGCAAAGAGCgaaatgagcaaaaaggaCCAAAAAAGGACCATTAACGATGATATTACGAAGGGTGAGACTGACAAATCGAACTCCTTAACTAGCCACAGCGATGTCGAAGATTTCAATGGCCCCACAGAAGATGACTCAAAAGAAGAAGTAAGTGCTACCAATTTTAAGCAGCAAAATGGCAGAAATAGaagttcctttttaaatgacaaaattgaagaagaggaggaagaattAACGCTGGAAAGTATTCGCGCCCTATTCGAAACAGAATGTacagaagaagcagcaaatgaagaaaaggaaaaaaaggaaccaacACAAAATGGTTACATCATGCAGGATGAAACGGATATAAGAAGAACCAATAATAACGATTACGTGCATGTtcaggatgaagaaaaactaAAGCGTTACGAAACTGAGCAGAAAAAATCTCCGAATAGGCATGAAAACAGAGAAGACGAAGTTTTGACGTATAAACAGGTAACCCAAATGGAACCAAAGGGTGATGGCGAAGAACCAAAAGGGatagaaatggaaaaagaaaatatgcaCAATGGGGACAACACCGAAGAGTgtaaacagaaaaaggatTCAAATAAATGCGAAAAAGGTGAACATGCTGAAAGCGGATATAATGCATGCATAGATGAAACTTTAAATGAAGAGATTCTTTATGGAAATGAGACAAATGGAGAacagaataaaaatgaaaaaaacagcgaAATGGATTATGAAAAGTGCAAAGAAAGTAATAGAGACCTATCTGAAATGGACATTTCAATCGGCCGTATCACCCCCCAAAATGATGATGAAAGCAACAGCGACCAACGTGTaagtaaaaatgatgacataAGAGAAAGTACAACTCCTAAAGGCACAGACACTCCGGGGGGGAATAAGCGCGTAACCCCAAACTATGACGCTCTTGTTAAAGCTGAATTCAATGAAAAGGACATATATTCCCCTACTCAAATGCTGAATGATGACAATGTTAACAAGGAAATTGAACATATAGATTCGAACAAAGTGACAAGCAATGAAACAATAACAGGCTTTAATCCTCTCCtcatagaaataaaaaaacatgcgTTATTTAAGCAATTACATATCAAAGAAAATCGACTACGTTACATTAACTTCTTGTATAACTCATTCGACTACGATACGGGAACAGTTAGCaaggaaagagaaaatgGACCACAAAATGGGCCATTAAATGGACCACAAAATGGGCCACTAAATGGACCACAAAATgagcaacaaaatggaacactAAATGGACCACAAAATGTGCGACAAAATGAGCCACGAAATGAAGTAAAGAACGAAATTAGCGCTTGCAGCAGTAACGGCACTAAAAAGGACAGAACAAAAAGTTACGCGCATAGAACGCACTTTGAAGAAAAGGTCAGGcgaatttttaattcagCACAAGACCAAAATGAAGCAGTTCACCAGAGCAGTAGTAACATACAAAGCACAAGAAATGCCACTAATGAGccattaaatgaaaaaatagatagCCAAATTGAAGGCAATAAATCTAGTGACTCTAACATGATATGCGAAAAGGAACAGGGCAGTGCAACTCTCCAGAACGAACCAATTCAACCAAACACACAAACTGAAatggtgaaggaaaaagataTTGAAACGGAAGATAAACATTCTGCAGTCTTCGATGAAAAGAATAAGAACCACCACATTGACCACCACATTGACCACAGCATTAACCAGAGCACTGACGACACCGATGACGACTCTGATGAGAACgcagaagataaaaatattttgtacgaAGACATTAAAAGAAACCTATGGCTGCAAAATACGAATCTTTCTGAAAATAGAGTACAATACATCCAAGTCGAATCGGTGAAATGCATCATGTTGTTTTGCTATCTGCACAAAATTAAGTATTTCCAAGGCATGCACGATATGATCATATGTCTCTTTTATTTAAACCTTCAACCCTACGAAATTCTCTGCGTCTTTGAAAAGATACTACATTATTATGCCCCCTATTTGTACCTACAAAATAGTTGCATGTATAGCTCTCCACGAATTAATGCAAGCACACAGGCGGACACGATTAGCTGCGCCATATCAAACATAACTATGCAAATATGTAACACtaatgggaaattttttcgtcttctatttcaatattttttcccgtaTGTTAGTTATTACGTCGATACGGCAGTCAGCGACACATGGccatctttatttttcctgaaCCTTATCTTCAGCAAATTCGACAATGTGTTCTGTTTGCTATATTTATGGGTACGATTaatacaaatgaaaaatcaaaagagtGAAGTTACTTGtgattttattcttttcataTTATCCTTCTGCATGCACAAATTGAGGCTGGTCAAAAGcgaattttacgaaaaaagagGTTTAACGAGTATGTTTACGAATTCCACATCTGTACTGTCAAGCGAGGGCAAAAATAGGGATGAAAAATCTACACAAGGACAAACCGAAAAATGCAGTCATAAAGTAATAAAACAAGTACACGGGGATGAAAGCAATTGTAAAAAGGATGAACACAAGGGAGACGACGAAAGGCAGGCAACACATGAGGAATGCGCCAAACAGGCAGACAACCAAACTGATAATAAAATTCCCCATCCGATACAGACAAAGAGGAAATATActcaaaaaggtgaagaaaaagtaaaagcaaaagaaattattcgaaaaataaaattatccaCGTACAGCTCAGAAAtgttttctctattttttgaATTCAGTTCATCTTTTGATGACCATTTTGgggataaatacaaaatgcACATAGACTGTATAATAAATGATATCCCCAAAATTAGAGACATTATTCCTTTGAGCTTTTTACACTTCCTTACGAAATATAATTCTGCATatcagaagaagaacaagaaaaacaaGAACAGCAACAGCGTGAAAAACCTCTACGGGTACACAAAAAACCAAAAAGTATCGAACAGCTTTACACACACCCCGGATGAACATTTGTGCCTACATATAAAACTGTcagatttgttttttattcataacaATGTAGAGGGatatgattttattttcctgcGATTAGTAAAGTGCCAAATAATTTTGAGCAAGTTGATATTAATTAATCCTGGTAACTTGGTCATAGAAAATTTTGcgcgttttaaaaatgtagacgaATTTGTAAAGCATAAGAAAAAACTACATATACCCACCATGTACAGAAGAACAATGTACATCGTTCTCCTATGTTCCCGAGAAAATAATGCGAAATTGAAAGATTGGCACATGAACTCGAACGATAGGTATATGCATAAAGACAAGACAAACACGGCAAGTAACGGAAAAAGTGAATCCCAAAACGTATATTCCAACAgagtttttttcaaaagaaacaacaacaaaaaatacatgtgcTTCGAACATGATTGTGAATTCCCCGTAGATAATACCTACCTCAAAAACCTCATAACAACATTggtaaaaaacaattttaagcGTTTAACCATACTCAAAGTACATCCAAAGGTGgtcaaaataaagaataagaaaaaaataacagaaaAGGGCACAGCAGATCGTAACGAACCcgtaaaagaaaatagctttttctttcatatgTTCAACATagtgaaaaagaagatataccaaaatattacaaaagaTACTGAGCCGAATAAGAACACTCCTCTCCAAAGCAATCAACCACAAAATAACAATACAAAATTTGccttaaaggaaaataattttaaaatgttcaaCGACAGGAGGATAAGAAAAAGAGTAAACTATAGCAACAGAAAACCAGTTTTGTattcaaaaaatgttatgcagaaaaacaaatatgaaaaccccccaaaaaaattaaataatgacATCCCAAATGGTTCATCAgacaaaatgcaaaataaggtagacaaaaaaattcagatgTTCCTCTTAAAATTTCGTAAACGTAATGAATCAAAGAGACTAGTACATGGTTTTAGGACGATTGGAAAGAGAATGAATTTAACTTTCGGATTATTTCCTAAGCCCTATGTCGACCCCGTTAACAATCGATCAAATGTGAGGGAGGGCTGTGTGCATAGAAGACTCCCAAAACAGAGACAGAAGAAAAGCATTTTccgcattttaaaaaaaacagaaataaatttagagAAAAACAAACCACACAGCAATAGAACCTCGTTGAACAACAAAACAGACGCATAA